In Flavobacteriaceae bacterium, the following proteins share a genomic window:
- a CDS encoding histidine kinase, producing the protein MKLSFNKYYIIFGLISWILLFALTLGGPKIYFRTTPLELNQEIYFWVESILCGIIAFVCSYSVSLYIDYKINLKVSVKPYIWKILIAFVFCQVIYSLVIWPILDLAALTIRGNNTTVSFSGKIYNVFYFTTLFFIWLFVFLTIKIYYQLKTVQLRQLQLETNLKELQLNTLKGQLNPHFMFNSLNNIRGLMLEDITKSRDMLTRLSETLRYSLTKNDVDSIAFEDELEMVENYVEISKIQLEDRLRFKTHIDENSLNKQIPPMIVQMLVENAIKHGIATLKEGGEVILTAYIENEKLLISVTNSGKLKQAKDTTQLGVENIKQRLELLYGENATFNLFENNNQVVASIKIPLSS; encoded by the coding sequence ATGAAGCTGTCTTTTAATAAATACTACATCATATTTGGACTTATAAGCTGGATATTGTTATTTGCCTTAACATTAGGTGGGCCAAAAATATATTTTAGAACGACCCCACTGGAGTTGAATCAAGAAATTTATTTTTGGGTAGAAAGTATTCTATGCGGCATCATAGCTTTTGTATGTAGCTATTCAGTGTCCTTATATATAGATTATAAAATTAATTTAAAAGTATCGGTAAAACCTTATATATGGAAAATTTTAATAGCGTTTGTGTTTTGTCAAGTTATTTATTCATTAGTAATTTGGCCAATTTTAGACCTTGCTGCATTAACAATAAGAGGTAATAATACTACTGTTTCATTTTCGGGAAAAATATACAATGTGTTTTATTTTACAACTTTATTTTTTATTTGGTTGTTTGTTTTTTTAACGATTAAAATTTATTATCAATTAAAAACAGTTCAATTAAGACAATTACAATTAGAAACAAATTTAAAAGAATTGCAACTTAACACATTAAAAGGGCAGTTAAATCCTCACTTTATGTTTAATAGCTTAAATAATATTCGTGGTTTAATGTTAGAAGATATTACTAAATCTCGAGATATGCTTACTCGCTTATCTGAAACCTTGCGATATTCCCTTACTAAAAATGATGTAGACTCTATAGCATTTGAAGATGAATTAGAAATGGTTGAGAATTATGTTGAGATTTCTAAAATACAACTGGAAGATCGCTTACGATTTAAAACACATATTGATGAAAATTCTTTGAATAAGCAAATACCTCCAATGATTGTACAGATGTTAGTTGAGAATGCTATTAAGCATGGTATAGCGACTCTTAAAGAAGGAGGGGAGGTTATTTTAACAGCATATATCGAAAATGAAAAGCTATTAATAAGCGTTACCAATTCGGGGAAGTTAAAACAAGCTAAAGATACTACACAATTAGGAGTAGAAAATATTAAACAACGATTAGAGTTGTTATATGGAGAAAATGCTACCTTTAATTTGTTTGAAAATAATAATCAAGTAGTAGCATCTATTAAAATACCATTAAGCTCATGA
- a CDS encoding DNA-binding response regulator, whose product MTLNAVIVEDSRLARNELKELIKKYKEISLLGEAENVDKGFELIKKMKPDLLFLDINMPEKDGFELLEMLDEVPTVIFTTAFDEYAIKSFEYNAFDYLLKPISEKRFSDSMTKILERFSVEPNKTVKENTISLDKQIFIKEGEKCWLVKIKDISHFEIVGNYTRVFFEGHKPLIYKSLAQIEDKLPNDIFFRANRQQVININHVNKVLSWFNGKLKVEMNTGEEIEISRRQSYLFKEQLSF is encoded by the coding sequence ATGACATTGAATGCAGTTATCGTAGAAGATTCTCGTTTAGCTCGTAATGAGTTGAAAGAATTAATAAAGAAATATAAAGAAATTTCTCTTTTAGGCGAAGCTGAAAATGTAGATAAAGGTTTTGAACTTATCAAAAAAATGAAGCCAGATTTACTTTTTTTAGATATTAATATGCCTGAAAAAGATGGTTTTGAATTACTAGAAATGTTAGATGAAGTGCCTACAGTAATTTTTACTACTGCTTTTGATGAATATGCTATAAAATCTTTTGAATACAATGCGTTTGATTATCTGCTAAAACCAATAAGTGAAAAACGATTTTCTGACTCTATGACTAAAATTTTAGAACGTTTTTCAGTTGAACCTAATAAAACTGTTAAGGAAAACACTATAAGTCTGGATAAACAAATTTTTATAAAAGAAGGAGAAAAATGCTGGTTGGTTAAAATTAAAGATATTTCACATTTCGAAATTGTTGGCAATTACACACGCGTTTTTTTTGAAGGTCATAAACCTCTTATTTATAAATCATTAGCGCAAATAGAAGATAAATTGCCAAATGATATATTTTTTAGAGCGAACAGACAACAGGTTATCAATATTAACCATGTGAATAAAGTGTTGTCATGGTTTAATGGAAAGCTTAAGGTAGAGATGAATACTGGAGAAGAAATTGAAATTTCTAGAAGACAATCTTATTTATTTAAAGAACAATTAAGTTTTTAA